In one window of Corynebacterium mycetoides DNA:
- a CDS encoding Y-family DNA polymerase has product MRVAAVWFPDWPVQAARLEAGDELSEPMVVAAQHRVKVCSRTARGRGVRRGMKIRHAQALVPELTVMEDNPDRDGRMFAALAASFDDVASSVEVLRPGLVVVDVAAAGKFHGGEDRATEMLIDAAARRGIDALAGVADEIATAVLAARSSAVVPPGGSRQFLASQPVRMLLAEVALGADTEVVKALSQLGLATLGDVAEVPATAMSTRFGARGTHIHRIACAAPDRRVAPELPVADLAVAVTPEEPIDRVDAAAFAARALAASLHARLKAAGRVCVRLKVTAELGSGERVERVWRTREALTEAGTADRVRWQLDGWLTGGGAGEITSLVLEPLELAEPEVVGELWADGTTTDEARRVVERVQSQLGIEAVLQPRLVGGRGVAERVELVPYGESRAAPAAAPWPGAIPPPLPARLGEGIDHPASKVVLIDAEAAPVGVSAEVLLTSSPYALGWGTKRYLVTGWAGPWPVDEGWWGAAPNRVARLQVVGVPEEGSEPCGWLLVWVRQRWRVEAVYG; this is encoded by the coding sequence GTGCGCGTGGCTGCGGTCTGGTTCCCGGACTGGCCCGTGCAGGCGGCGCGGCTGGAGGCGGGCGATGAGCTGAGCGAGCCCATGGTGGTTGCGGCCCAGCACCGCGTGAAGGTGTGCTCGCGGACCGCGCGCGGGCGCGGGGTGCGGCGCGGAATGAAAATCCGCCACGCCCAGGCGCTGGTGCCGGAGCTGACGGTGATGGAGGACAACCCCGACCGCGACGGGCGGATGTTTGCCGCGCTGGCGGCCAGCTTCGACGATGTCGCCTCCTCCGTGGAGGTCCTGCGCCCCGGCCTCGTGGTGGTGGATGTCGCCGCCGCGGGGAAGTTCCACGGCGGCGAGGACCGTGCCACGGAGATGCTTATCGACGCCGCAGCGCGCCGCGGCATCGACGCCCTCGCCGGAGTGGCGGACGAGATTGCCACGGCGGTGCTGGCCGCCCGTTCCTCCGCCGTGGTCCCGCCGGGCGGCTCGCGGCAGTTCCTGGCGTCCCAGCCGGTTCGCATGCTGCTCGCGGAGGTGGCGCTGGGGGCGGACACGGAGGTGGTCAAGGCGCTGAGTCAGCTGGGCCTGGCCACCCTCGGCGACGTCGCCGAGGTGCCCGCCACGGCGATGTCCACGCGCTTCGGGGCGCGCGGCACCCACATCCACCGCATCGCGTGCGCGGCCCCGGACCGGCGGGTGGCCCCGGAGCTTCCGGTGGCCGATCTGGCGGTGGCGGTCACCCCGGAGGAGCCGATTGACCGCGTGGACGCGGCCGCTTTTGCGGCCCGCGCCCTGGCGGCGAGCCTGCACGCCCGGCTCAAGGCGGCGGGCCGGGTGTGCGTGCGCCTCAAAGTCACGGCCGAGCTGGGCAGCGGCGAGCGGGTGGAGCGGGTGTGGCGCACGCGCGAGGCGCTGACGGAGGCGGGTACAGCGGACCGGGTGCGCTGGCAGCTCGACGGATGGCTCACCGGGGGAGGCGCCGGCGAGATCACCTCGCTGGTGCTGGAGCCGCTGGAGCTGGCGGAGCCGGAGGTCGTGGGCGAGCTGTGGGCGGACGGCACCACCACGGACGAGGCGCGGCGGGTGGTGGAGCGGGTGCAGTCGCAGCTGGGCATCGAGGCGGTGCTCCAGCCGCGGCTGGTTGGCGGGCGCGGGGTGGCGGAGCGGGTGGAGCTCGTCCCGTACGGGGAGAGCAGAGCGGCACCCGCCGCCGCGCCGTGGCCGGGAGCAATCCCGCCCCCGCTTCCGGCCCGCCTCGGCGAGGGGATCGATCACCCGGCGTCGAAGGTGGTGCTCATCGATGCGGAGGCGGCCCCGGTGGGGGTCAGCGCCGAGGTTCTGCTCACGTCGTCCCCGTATGCGCTGGGGTGGGGCACGAAGCGCTACCTGGTCACCGGTTGGGCGGGTCCCTGGCCGGTGGACGAGGGCTGGTGGGGCGCGGCACCGAACCGGGTTGCGCGGCTGCAGGTGGTGGGCGTGCCGGAGGAGGGGAGCGAACCGTGCGGCTGGCTGCTGGTGTGGGTGCGGCAGCGCTGGAGGGTCGAAGCCGTCTACGGGTGA
- a CDS encoding AMIN-like domain-containing (lipo)protein yields MFLSVGLPRAAAGTGLAAVACAAAVAVSACATDAAPMRDGTETVAAKLGGTPGPVAPASMDQSPKTLRPEPPAQLAVGDVTVASHGGYDRLVVTLHGAGQPGWFVDYVPSPMQETIGKPIKVAGNAFLNINIDGTVSRAEAGLASPAPIDISAASSNVVDLVNVGTIDDRTQLILGLRTAAPYSVQLTSDPTRLIIDISTS; encoded by the coding sequence ATGTTTTTGTCGGTCGGTCTTCCACGAGCAGCTGCCGGGACGGGTCTCGCGGCCGTGGCCTGCGCTGCCGCGGTCGCCGTGAGCGCGTGCGCTACTGACGCCGCCCCGATGCGGGACGGCACGGAAACCGTCGCGGCCAAGCTCGGCGGCACGCCCGGCCCCGTCGCGCCGGCGTCCATGGACCAGTCCCCCAAGACGCTACGGCCCGAACCGCCCGCGCAGCTCGCCGTCGGTGACGTCACCGTGGCCAGCCACGGCGGGTACGACCGGCTCGTGGTCACGCTGCACGGCGCGGGCCAACCCGGCTGGTTCGTCGACTACGTCCCCTCGCCCATGCAGGAGACCATCGGCAAGCCCATCAAGGTGGCGGGCAACGCGTTTTTGAACATCAACATCGACGGCACCGTGAGCCGCGCCGAGGCGGGCCTGGCCTCTCCCGCCCCCATCGACATCTCCGCCGCCTCCTCCAACGTGGTCGACCTCGTTAACGTCGGCACCATCGACGACCGGACGCAGCTTATCCTCGGCCTGCGCACGGCCGCCCCCTACTCGGTGCAACTCACCAGCGACCCCACGCGCCTGATAATCGACATCTCCACCTCCTAG
- a CDS encoding sucrase ferredoxin — translation MSAIAEDIFCSDVEVEPLPGTAKRGDVYVLFEWPGPWSNDVLDGDTLGAELSAKIKAHLKTFGASLQLIRHPTREGRRIDDHHLYIVHTRIGLTEVKHVSGPEAILELDLSGPGKNHAMARPTPLVLVCTHGKRDRCCAVKGRPLVNELEKIYPFNRGSDVVWETSHIKGHRFAATLLLMPWGYSFGRMNLEATEAMIADSMRGLYFVPGNRGRGIFSAPTQAAEVALAAHLATEGTRITYGQLQLVSEDVSGDRARVTLIDASTNASYDIDLRRGSVSGVLSSCGEEPKDGVVWGVDTLARAH, via the coding sequence ATGAGTGCGATCGCCGAAGACATCTTTTGCTCGGATGTGGAAGTGGAGCCCCTGCCTGGCACCGCGAAACGAGGCGACGTGTACGTGCTGTTCGAGTGGCCCGGCCCCTGGAGCAACGACGTCCTCGACGGGGACACACTGGGCGCGGAGCTCAGCGCGAAGATCAAGGCTCACCTGAAGACATTCGGTGCGTCCCTGCAGCTGATCCGCCACCCGACGCGTGAGGGCCGGCGTATCGACGACCACCACCTCTACATCGTCCACACCCGCATCGGGCTCACCGAAGTCAAGCATGTCTCCGGGCCGGAAGCGATCCTGGAGCTCGATTTGTCCGGGCCGGGCAAGAACCACGCGATGGCCAGGCCCACCCCGCTGGTGCTGGTGTGCACCCACGGCAAGCGCGACCGCTGCTGCGCGGTCAAAGGCCGCCCCCTGGTCAACGAGCTGGAAAAGATCTACCCCTTCAACCGGGGCAGCGACGTGGTGTGGGAGACCTCCCACATCAAGGGGCACCGCTTCGCGGCCACCTTGCTGCTCATGCCGTGGGGCTACAGCTTCGGGCGGATGAACCTGGAGGCCACGGAGGCGATGATCGCCGACTCCATGCGCGGGCTGTACTTCGTGCCCGGCAACCGCGGGCGCGGCATCTTCTCCGCGCCCACGCAGGCGGCCGAGGTCGCCCTCGCCGCGCACCTCGCCACCGAGGGGACGCGCATCACCTACGGTCAGCTCCAGCTCGTCAGCGAGGATGTCAGTGGGGATCGGGCGCGCGTCACGCTAATCGACGCCTCCACCAACGCCTCCTATGACATCGACCTGCGCCGGGGCTCTGTCAGCGGAGTGCTGTCCTCCTGCGGCGAGGAGCCGAAGGACGGCGTTGTGTGGGGCGTCGACACGCTCGCGCGCGCTCACTAG
- a CDS encoding methionine ABC transporter permease, which translates to MNTLVLAQPNWERLGPTFVEAIGDTLYMVAITMVVGGFFGLVLGVFLYTTRPGAILQNRAVYWLINVAVNFFRPIPFIIMIAMLYPITLQVVGTTIGRSAATFVMCVAATFTVARIVEQNLVSIDPGVIEAARSMGAGPWRIIRTVILPEALGPLILGYTFIFIAVIDMSAMAGYIGGGGLGDFAIVYGYRQFEPAVTFAAVIVIVIMVQLAQFLGNWLSKRVMRR; encoded by the coding sequence ATGAACACACTCGTCCTCGCGCAACCCAACTGGGAGCGACTCGGCCCGACGTTTGTCGAGGCCATCGGCGACACCCTGTATATGGTCGCCATCACCATGGTCGTGGGCGGCTTCTTCGGCCTCGTGCTCGGCGTGTTCCTCTACACCACCCGCCCCGGCGCAATCCTGCAGAACCGCGCCGTGTACTGGCTGATCAACGTGGCGGTGAACTTCTTCCGGCCGATCCCCTTCATCATCATGATCGCCATGCTCTACCCCATCACCCTGCAGGTGGTGGGCACCACCATCGGCCGCTCGGCCGCCACCTTCGTCATGTGTGTGGCCGCGACGTTCACCGTCGCCCGCATCGTGGAGCAGAACCTAGTCTCCATCGACCCGGGCGTGATTGAGGCGGCGCGTTCCATGGGCGCGGGGCCGTGGCGCATCATCCGCACCGTGATCCTTCCGGAGGCACTCGGCCCCCTGATCCTGGGTTACACCTTCATCTTCATCGCGGTGATCGACATGTCCGCCATGGCCGGCTACATCGGCGGCGGCGGTCTTGGAGACTTCGCCATCGTCTACGGCTACCGCCAATTCGAGCCGGCGGTCACCTTCGCGGCCGTGATCGTGATTGTGATCATGGTCCAGCTCGCCCAGTTCCTGGGCAACTGGCTGTCGAAGAGGGTCATGCGCCGCTAG
- a CDS encoding methionine ABC transporter ATP-binding protein, whose product MSSTGTRVEFRGVSKVFTTGKREVTAVDNVTLTVEPGEILGVIGYSGAGKSTLVRLINGLDMPTSGELLLDGTDIAGMKERELRSIRRGVGMIFQQFNLFNSRTAAGNVEYPLTLAGMPSAERKRRVTELLEFVGLSDRGSNYPEQLSGGQKQRVGIARALATNPSLLLADEATSALDPETTREVLEVLRRVNEELGITIVVITHEMEVVRSLADKVAVMEGGRVVEYGSVYQVFSNPQTQVARRFVATSLRNTPDEVEARDLLSEPGRLFTVDLDEDSGFFGAVESARAAGVKVKPVHGGITTLQNHSFGKMTVRLTGDDAAISQFLATLQRTTDIEEIVR is encoded by the coding sequence GTGTCATCCACCGGTACCCGGGTCGAGTTCCGGGGCGTGTCCAAAGTGTTCACCACGGGCAAGCGCGAGGTCACGGCCGTCGATAACGTGACGTTGACCGTCGAGCCCGGCGAGATCCTCGGCGTCATCGGGTACTCGGGTGCCGGCAAGTCGACGCTCGTGCGTCTCATCAACGGCCTGGACATGCCGACGAGCGGCGAGCTGCTTCTCGACGGCACCGACATCGCCGGGATGAAGGAGCGCGAGCTGCGCAGCATCCGCCGCGGTGTCGGCATGATCTTCCAGCAGTTCAACCTGTTCAACTCCCGCACCGCCGCGGGCAACGTTGAGTACCCGCTCACCCTGGCCGGGATGCCGTCCGCGGAGCGCAAGCGCCGCGTGACCGAGCTGCTCGAGTTCGTCGGCCTGTCGGACCGCGGCTCGAACTACCCCGAGCAGCTCTCCGGCGGCCAGAAGCAGCGCGTGGGCATCGCCCGGGCGCTCGCCACCAACCCGTCTCTCCTGCTCGCGGACGAAGCTACGTCCGCCCTCGACCCGGAGACCACCCGCGAGGTCCTCGAGGTGCTGCGCCGAGTCAACGAGGAGCTCGGCATCACCATCGTGGTGATCACCCACGAGATGGAGGTGGTGCGTTCCCTCGCGGACAAGGTGGCCGTGATGGAGGGCGGCCGGGTGGTCGAGTACGGCTCGGTCTACCAGGTGTTCTCCAACCCCCAGACGCAGGTGGCCAGGCGGTTCGTGGCCACGTCGCTGCGCAACACCCCCGACGAGGTGGAGGCCCGCGACCTGCTCTCGGAGCCCGGCCGACTGTTCACCGTCGACCTGGATGAGGATTCCGGCTTCTTCGGCGCCGTGGAGTCCGCCCGGGCGGCAGGCGTGAAGGTCAAGCCCGTCCACGGGGGAATCACCACGCTGCAGAACCACTCCTTCGGCAAGATGACGGTGCGGTTGACCGGCGACGACGCCGCGATCAGCCAGTTCCTGGCCACCCTGCAGCGCACCACCGACATTGAGGAGATCGTCCGATGA
- a CDS encoding MetQ/NlpA family ABC transporter substrate-binding protein → MNITRIAATVAATTIAATSLVACGGESTTGTNAPGEGNDRITVKIGTTDADQQAWTAFEKKAEEEGIDLDIVRFTEYPPVNPALDEDQIEISKFQTINYQAQYNASANKDLRIIGSGEINILGLYWKDHDSLDGIEGEEVAIPNDPSNQGRAINVLVQADLVTLKDGAPKLTPTPADIDEAASKVSVVAVDAAQTPSAYNEGRPAVINNNWLSRAGIDPASAVAADDPNSELAEPYINVFTVKGDQLDNVAFEKLVEVWHSDEVTEALNQDSGGTAVQVKRSKEELNEILDGLVEEYK, encoded by the coding sequence ATGAACATCACGCGCATCGCGGCCACCGTCGCCGCCACCACCATCGCCGCGACGAGCCTCGTCGCCTGCGGCGGCGAGTCCACCACCGGCACCAACGCTCCCGGTGAAGGCAACGACCGCATCACGGTGAAGATCGGCACCACGGACGCGGACCAGCAGGCCTGGACCGCCTTCGAGAAGAAGGCCGAGGAAGAGGGCATCGACCTCGACATCGTCCGCTTCACCGAGTACCCGCCGGTCAACCCGGCCCTCGACGAGGACCAGATCGAGATCTCCAAGTTCCAGACCATCAACTACCAGGCCCAGTACAACGCCTCGGCGAACAAGGACCTGCGCATCATCGGCTCGGGCGAGATCAACATCCTGGGCCTGTACTGGAAGGACCACGACTCCCTCGACGGCATCGAGGGCGAGGAGGTCGCCATCCCCAACGACCCGTCGAACCAGGGCCGCGCCATCAACGTGCTCGTCCAGGCCGACCTGGTCACCCTCAAAGACGGCGCCCCGAAGCTGACGCCGACGCCGGCCGACATCGACGAGGCCGCCTCCAAGGTCTCCGTCGTGGCGGTCGACGCGGCCCAGACCCCGTCGGCCTACAACGAGGGCCGGCCCGCAGTGATCAACAACAACTGGCTCTCGCGCGCGGGCATCGACCCGGCGTCCGCCGTCGCCGCCGACGACCCGAACTCCGAGCTGGCCGAGCCCTACATCAACGTGTTCACGGTCAAGGGCGACCAGCTCGACAACGTGGCGTTTGAGAAGCTCGTGGAGGTCTGGCACTCCGACGAGGTCACCGAGGCGCTGAACCAGGACTCCGGCGGCACCGCCGTGCAGGTCAAGCGCTCCAAGGAGGAGCTCAACGAGATTCTTGACGGCCTCGTGGAGGAGTACAAGTAG
- a CDS encoding MetQ/NlpA family ABC transporter substrate-binding protein, with protein sequence MRLNRVLATLAATGIAATSLVACGTESANTATPGTTGENGETVIKIGTTDADQQAWSVFSDLAAEQGITLDIVQFSDYAPVNEALAQGELDVNKFQHIKYLAEYNKNSGNDLRIVGSTEIVPLALFWKDNDSLDGIEGEEIAIPNDPSNQGRAINVLVQADLVTLKDTVADPLAPTPADIDAATSKVSVVPVDASQTPTAYNEGRPAIINNTWLDRAGIEPGLAVFEDDPNSPEAEPYINVFASRSGDIDDETLSKLVEIWHDPKVTEAVAQDSKGTSVPVKRDKGELNDLLTELESK encoded by the coding sequence ATGCGACTCAACCGAGTGCTCGCCACCCTGGCCGCCACCGGCATCGCCGCAACCAGCCTGGTTGCCTGCGGCACTGAATCCGCCAACACCGCCACCCCCGGCACCACGGGGGAAAACGGTGAAACCGTGATCAAGATCGGCACCACGGACGCCGACCAGCAGGCGTGGTCCGTCTTCAGCGACTTGGCCGCGGAGCAGGGCATCACCCTCGACATTGTGCAGTTCTCCGACTACGCCCCGGTCAACGAGGCGCTCGCCCAGGGTGAGTTGGACGTGAACAAGTTCCAGCACATCAAGTACCTGGCGGAGTACAACAAGAACTCCGGCAACGACCTGCGCATCGTCGGCTCCACCGAGATCGTGCCCCTGGCCCTGTTCTGGAAGGACAACGACTCCCTCGACGGCATTGAGGGCGAGGAGATCGCCATCCCCAACGACCCGTCGAACCAGGGCCGCGCCATCAACGTGCTCGTCCAGGCTGACCTGGTCACCCTCAAGGACACCGTCGCGGATCCGCTGGCGCCGACGCCGGCGGATATTGACGCGGCTACGTCCAAGGTCTCCGTCGTGCCCGTTGATGCGTCCCAGACCCCGACCGCCTACAACGAGGGCCGCCCCGCCATCATCAACAACACCTGGCTGGACCGCGCCGGCATCGAGCCGGGCCTGGCCGTGTTCGAGGATGACCCGAACTCCCCCGAGGCCGAGCCCTACATCAACGTCTTCGCCTCCCGCTCGGGCGACATTGACGACGAAACCCTGAGCAAGCTCGTCGAAATCTGGCACGACCCGAAGGTCACCGAGGCTGTCGCCCAGGACTCCAAGGGCACCTCCGTGCCGGTCAAGCGTGACAAGGGTGAGCTCAACGACCTGCTGACCGAGCTCGAGTCCAAGTAA
- a CDS encoding purine-cytosine permease family protein, protein MSTTTKVGDTGAPVTKLNDDFPLRFAPRSYRRWTPAAVAGSALGGMAYLADFSIGAGIGITHGTTNAIGGILIAAVLIFVSSFPLAVYAAKFNLDLDLITRGSGFGYYGSVVTNIIFASFTFIFFALEGAIMAQGLRLGLGVPLWLGYLVSTLIIFPLVIYGMKLLSKLQTWTNPLWLVMIVLPLIILVVQEPSTVTEFLNYTGEGTGEASFAAMMLAAGVCLALVAQIAENNDYIRFMPPKTPENSRSWWTSVIMAGPGWVFFGATKQILGVFLAVYVMSHLGASAAEASEPVRQFFALYQEMMPAWLAVTLAVFLVVVSQIKINVTNAYSGSLAWTNSYTRITQTYPGRTFFVFFNLAIALALMEFNMFGMLSFVLGFYSNLAIAWIFTVAADIAINKSLLKISPEYPEYRRGMIANFNPVGLGSLGLSAIVSVAMFFGAFGEAARPYSALAAALIAVVCTPLIAVLTKGKYYRRRTHDGIDAPLFDAHFNPSDERFTCCVTGEEVERPDVIRSATDHPDGSPRYISSLALTMDKTGEHVLPEDLGPRQ, encoded by the coding sequence GTGAGCACAACAACCAAAGTGGGTGACACCGGGGCGCCGGTAACAAAACTCAACGACGATTTCCCACTTCGATTCGCGCCGCGGAGCTACCGGCGCTGGACCCCGGCAGCCGTGGCAGGCTCCGCGCTCGGCGGAATGGCCTACCTCGCGGACTTCTCCATCGGCGCAGGCATCGGCATCACTCACGGCACGACCAACGCGATAGGCGGCATCCTCATCGCGGCGGTACTGATCTTCGTCTCATCCTTCCCGCTCGCGGTCTATGCGGCGAAGTTCAACCTGGATCTTGACCTGATCACACGTGGCTCGGGCTTCGGCTACTACGGCTCCGTGGTGACCAACATCATCTTCGCCAGCTTCACGTTCATCTTCTTCGCCCTCGAAGGTGCGATCATGGCGCAGGGCTTGAGGCTGGGTCTCGGGGTGCCGTTGTGGCTCGGCTACCTGGTGTCCACGTTGATCATCTTCCCGCTGGTCATCTACGGCATGAAGCTCTTGTCCAAGCTCCAGACGTGGACGAACCCGCTGTGGCTGGTCATGATCGTGCTCCCGCTGATCATCCTCGTCGTTCAGGAGCCGAGCACTGTCACCGAGTTCCTCAACTACACCGGTGAGGGCACCGGTGAAGCGAGCTTCGCTGCAATGATGCTCGCCGCCGGCGTCTGCCTCGCCCTGGTGGCGCAGATTGCGGAAAACAACGACTACATCCGCTTCATGCCACCGAAGACTCCGGAGAACTCTCGGTCGTGGTGGACCTCCGTGATCATGGCCGGCCCGGGTTGGGTGTTCTTCGGCGCGACCAAGCAGATCCTCGGTGTGTTCCTCGCCGTCTACGTCATGAGCCACCTTGGCGCGTCGGCGGCTGAGGCTTCCGAGCCCGTGCGCCAGTTCTTCGCCCTCTATCAGGAAATGATGCCCGCTTGGTTGGCAGTGACGCTCGCGGTGTTTTTGGTGGTGGTCTCTCAGATCAAGATCAACGTCACCAACGCCTACTCCGGATCGCTGGCTTGGACCAACTCCTACACCCGCATCACCCAGACGTACCCGGGCCGCACATTCTTCGTGTTCTTCAACTTGGCCATCGCGTTGGCGTTGATGGAATTCAACATGTTCGGCATGCTCAGCTTCGTGCTCGGCTTCTACTCCAACCTCGCTATCGCCTGGATCTTCACGGTCGCTGCGGACATCGCGATCAACAAGTCCCTGTTGAAGATCTCGCCCGAGTACCCCGAGTACCGCCGCGGCATGATCGCCAACTTCAACCCGGTGGGCCTCGGTTCACTCGGATTGTCCGCAATCGTCTCCGTTGCCATGTTCTTCGGTGCCTTCGGTGAGGCGGCCAGGCCCTACTCTGCGCTCGCCGCGGCACTGATCGCTGTGGTGTGCACCCCGCTGATCGCCGTGTTGACCAAGGGCAAGTACTACCGCCGCCGCACCCACGACGGCATCGACGCCCCGCTTTTCGACGCTCACTTTAACCCTTCCGATGAGCGCTTCACCTGCTGCGTCACAGGTGAGGAGGTTGAACGACCGGACGTGATCCGCTCTGCAACGGATCACCCGGACGGGTCGCCGCGCTACATTTCCTCCCTGGCGCTGACCATGGACAAGACCGGTGAGCACGTTTTGCCCGAGGATCTGGGCCCGCGACAGTAG